The Hymenobacter sp. GOD-10R genome includes a window with the following:
- a CDS encoding glycoside hydrolase family 97 protein, whose product MKAKLLFACGFLLVSARLLSAPIDLLSPDKRIKISVDLQNRLSYSVALNGSTLLSKSYLQLNLANQPLGEKAQLRKKSFTTVNTTSRPVVSLKNSTVTNHYNQLRLDFKNDFSVEFRAYNDGIAYRFITNKKDSVVVNSEDVHLQFAEPVETSYLETGSFKTSYEILYKRKDLGAVDKQKMSVLPILFDTKKGKLLFSEADLYDYPALFVKASSDQSIDATFPKAPLAFGPDGDRSLKIEKEAPYLAKTAGKRSFPWRFLVITDQDAQIAANQMVYKLSTPNQLKDTKWIKPGQVTWEWWHNAYVYGVDFKSGYNQDTYKYYIDFASKFGIPYIIMDEGWAKTTLNPFEPNPTINLQELIAYGKSKNVKIILWFTWLAVQNNFNVFETLEKWGIAGMKIDFMDRSDQWMVNYYTRVAKEAAKHHILVDFHGAFKPAGLEVAYPNVLSYEGVIGMEQNIGGGLATPKNNLFLPFLRNAVGPMDYTPGAMRSAHPKDYRPNWVNTMSIGTRGHQLAMYIVFESGLQMLADNPFNYLREPETTSFITSVPVTWDETRVLEAAVGDYIVTAKRKGTTWYVGGMTAEKAHEVVLPTDFLPKGVAYQITLLKDGVNADVQAMDYKKIVQPIKAGETIKLTMVPDGGFAARIEPAP is encoded by the coding sequence ATGAAAGCAAAGCTCTTGTTTGCCTGCGGGTTCCTGCTCGTCTCGGCCCGCCTGCTCAGTGCGCCCATTGACCTGCTCTCACCCGACAAACGAATCAAAATTTCGGTCGATTTGCAAAATCGTTTAAGCTACTCGGTGGCGCTGAATGGCAGCACCTTACTAAGCAAGAGTTATTTGCAGCTAAACCTAGCTAACCAGCCTCTCGGCGAGAAGGCCCAGTTGCGCAAGAAGTCCTTTACGACGGTCAACACCACGTCGCGCCCCGTGGTTTCGCTTAAAAACAGCACCGTAACCAACCACTACAACCAGCTGCGGCTCGATTTCAAGAATGACTTCAGCGTCGAGTTCCGGGCGTATAACGATGGCATTGCGTACCGCTTTATCACCAACAAGAAGGATTCGGTGGTGGTGAACAGCGAGGACGTGCACCTCCAGTTTGCCGAGCCAGTGGAGACTTCTTACCTCGAAACCGGCAGCTTCAAAACCTCTTACGAAATCCTCTACAAGCGCAAAGACCTAGGGGCGGTGGACAAGCAAAAGATGAGCGTGTTGCCTATTCTTTTTGATACCAAGAAGGGCAAACTGCTGTTCTCCGAAGCCGACTTGTACGACTACCCCGCCTTATTCGTGAAAGCCAGCAGCGACCAAAGCATCGACGCCACCTTCCCGAAAGCACCACTGGCGTTCGGGCCCGATGGCGACCGAAGCCTGAAGATCGAGAAGGAAGCGCCGTACCTAGCTAAGACGGCCGGCAAGCGTTCTTTCCCGTGGCGGTTCTTGGTAATAACCGACCAAGACGCGCAAATAGCTGCGAACCAGATGGTGTATAAGCTCAGTACACCCAACCAGCTAAAGGATACGAAGTGGATCAAGCCCGGCCAAGTGACTTGGGAGTGGTGGCACAATGCCTACGTGTACGGCGTTGATTTTAAGTCGGGCTACAACCAGGATACCTACAAGTACTACATCGACTTTGCCTCCAAGTTCGGCATCCCTTACATCATCATGGACGAAGGGTGGGCCAAAACCACGCTCAACCCTTTCGAGCCCAACCCTACGATCAACCTGCAAGAACTCATTGCCTATGGCAAGAGCAAGAATGTCAAGATCATCCTGTGGTTTACTTGGCTAGCCGTGCAGAACAACTTCAATGTATTTGAAACGCTGGAGAAGTGGGGCATTGCCGGCATGAAGATCGACTTCATGGACCGCAGCGACCAGTGGATGGTGAACTACTACACCCGCGTAGCGAAAGAGGCCGCCAAGCACCACATCTTGGTTGATTTTCATGGCGCCTTCAAACCAGCTGGCCTAGAGGTGGCGTACCCCAATGTGTTGTCCTACGAAGGCGTGATTGGCATGGAGCAGAACATCGGCGGGGGCCTAGCTACGCCCAAGAACAACCTCTTCCTGCCATTCCTGCGTAATGCCGTGGGGCCGATGGATTACACGCCCGGCGCCATGCGCTCGGCCCACCCCAAGGACTACCGCCCCAACTGGGTGAACACCATGAGCATCGGCACACGCGGGCACCAGCTGGCCATGTACATCGTGTTCGAAAGCGGCTTGCAGATGCTCGCCGATAACCCCTTCAACTACTTGCGCGAGCCCGAAACCACCTCATTCATCACCTCCGTGCCCGTCACCTGGGACGAAACCCGCGTCCTGGAAGCCGCCGTCGGAGACTACATCGTGACAGCCAAGCGGAAAGGCACCACCTGGTACGTAGGCGGCATGACCGCCGAGAAGGCCCATGAAGTAGTGCTGCCCACCGATTTCCTGCCCAAAGGTGTGGCTTACCAAATCACGCTGCTCAAAGACGGTGTGAATGCCGATGTGCAAGCCATGGATTACAAGAAGATTGTGCAGCCCATCAAAGCCGGCGAGACCATCAAGCTGACGATGGTGCCGGATGGCGGCTTTGCTGCGCGCATTGAACCTGCACCATAG
- a CDS encoding acetylxylan esterase, whose translation MKPSFFFSVVLGCATFSLLPHALIAQAQPPATPQAPAANKPARIVAGIPVNYSEDSVGTYTLPDPLVLANSKKVTDAATWTKQRRPEIRTWFEQNVYGRAPGKPRNLRFEVFDKGTPALNGKATRKQVTVYFSERNDGPKMDLLVYLPANTTKPVPLLLNINFMPNSMLIDDPGVRQGQYWNKDKQKVPAPAYNPNGFMKLTVEPFLEKGIGVASVYYGDIEPDFDGGVKYGVRSLYLKSGQEKFAPNEWGAVAAWSWGLSRALDYFETDKAVDSKRVALLGASRLGKTVLWTGANDSRFALTIASVSGEGGAALARRNYGETIAHLVAPTRYPYQFCENYQKLANRTDAPMDSHMLVALVAPRPLLLQTGSTDYWSDPKGEFLSAVAATPVYNLLGQQGVPAGPMPAPSKLVGQTLSYYMHDGGHGIIPSDYNVFAEFMRAHLVQSK comes from the coding sequence ATGAAGCCTTCATTCTTCTTCTCAGTGGTCCTAGGTTGTGCTACTTTCAGCTTGTTACCGCATGCCTTGATAGCTCAGGCGCAGCCGCCAGCTACGCCCCAGGCGCCCGCGGCAAATAAGCCGGCACGCATAGTAGCCGGCATTCCGGTAAACTACAGCGAAGACTCAGTAGGCACCTACACGCTGCCCGATCCGTTGGTGCTTGCCAACAGCAAAAAGGTGACGGACGCCGCTACCTGGACCAAGCAGCGCCGCCCCGAAATCCGGACGTGGTTTGAGCAAAACGTGTACGGCCGCGCGCCCGGCAAGCCCCGCAACCTGCGCTTCGAGGTGTTCGATAAAGGCACGCCTGCCCTCAACGGCAAGGCTACGCGCAAGCAGGTAACGGTGTACTTCTCCGAGCGCAACGACGGGCCCAAGATGGATCTGCTGGTGTATTTGCCCGCCAACACCACCAAGCCGGTGCCGCTGCTGCTCAACATCAACTTCATGCCGAACTCCATGCTGATCGACGACCCCGGCGTGCGGCAGGGGCAGTATTGGAACAAGGATAAGCAGAAAGTGCCAGCGCCAGCCTACAACCCGAATGGCTTCATGAAGCTCACAGTAGAGCCGTTTCTGGAGAAAGGCATTGGCGTCGCCTCCGTGTACTACGGCGACATTGAGCCGGACTTCGATGGCGGCGTGAAGTATGGCGTGCGCAGCCTCTACCTCAAGTCCGGCCAGGAAAAATTCGCGCCCAATGAGTGGGGCGCCGTGGCGGCGTGGAGCTGGGGCCTGAGCCGCGCCCTCGATTACTTCGAAACCGACAAAGCCGTGGATAGCAAGCGGGTAGCCCTGCTAGGTGCCTCGCGCCTAGGCAAAACGGTACTCTGGACCGGCGCCAACGACTCTAGGTTTGCCCTCACGATTGCCAGCGTGTCAGGCGAAGGCGGCGCGGCCCTGGCCCGGCGCAACTACGGTGAAACCATTGCCCACCTCGTCGCACCGACCCGCTACCCGTACCAGTTTTGCGAGAACTACCAGAAGCTCGCCAACCGCACCGACGCGCCCATGGATTCGCACATGCTGGTAGCCTTGGTAGCGCCACGTCCCTTGCTGCTGCAAACCGGCAGCACTGATTATTGGAGCGACCCGAAAGGCGAGTTTCTGTCGGCTGTGGCGGCTACGCCGGTGTACAACTTGCTAGGGCAGCAGGGGGTACCCGCCGGGCCCATGCCCGCGCCTAGCAAGCTAGTAGGCCAAACGTTGAGCTACTACATGCACGACGGCGGCCACGGCATTATTCCTTCCGACTATAATGTGTTTGCCGAGTTCATGCGCGCACATTTGGTGCAGAGTAAGTAG
- a CDS encoding glycosyl hydrolase yields MVVFRRWPKPQVLVGLALTALPFMTRAQDASVALEQGFKNPPEAARPRTWWHWTNSNITKEGITKDLEWMKRSGIAGFQLADVGAGSGQTVNEKVVFGTPAWLDAVKHTAAEADRLGLEMTMFTSPGWSLTGAPWVKPEQAMKKLVWSELQVEGGKTFKGKLPQPPSVEGAIRNLARSKNSPATGFYGETAVIAFRTPTTEAEEAHLQPTVMTNAGTIDAKALLDDDLNTSLVVKPAEKRGTAWVQYSFKQPTKVQAFTVAGTRGIPFGRLQASSDGKQFTTLTALPGKQGYRGGTVRTFSIPTTTARYYRLELSGAPMKPAEVISEAPAQPDSSYALNEFQLHTGARVNRWEDKAGFNFLFEYESTATPPVAAPATISPTNVVVLTSKMQPDGTLTWQVPPGKWTIMRLGYSLTGARNRPAVPAANGLEVDKLSRKHTEAYMQGYTEPLRQALGPLYGKALRYMLMDSWEAGIQNWTDEMLPEFQKRRGYDLTPYLPVLAGRVVGSAEISDRVLWDFRRTLVDMFAENHYGTVTDFLHKQGIQTYGEAGGVSLETIEDALLYKKYVDIPMGEFWVKDLHPSSMYYEDVRGAASSGHVYGKNLIAAESFTGGNYESPYTLKKISDYWFTQGINRLVFHTSAHQPLDTKPGNTMVGTHLNRNITWAEQAKPLMTYLARNTFMLQQGQYVADVAYLLNEGAPSTMPFWGAGLQPALPEGYAFDYINADALITRMSVNDKGRLVLPDGMSYGVLVLPEIEQMTLPVLRKVRELAQGGATIVGPKPVKAPGLTAYPSSDPELQEIASDVWGDLDGRSRTKRHYGKGQIVWGLPLAQVMPLAGLTPDVECSRPLGSQVPWIHRRVGDADLYYVVNRSDSTQDLKAQFRVSGKDVALWHSATGEMEPAGYTISGGQTTVPLHLKERETVFVVFNHAAPATARAAAPVPTESTLLTVEGPWRVTFAPKLGAPAEATFAQLASWTDNQDAGIKYFSGAATYHKTIEASKKWFHNGRRIVLDLGSVGDMAEVTVNGQKLELLWQAPFQADVTRLLKPGKNQVEIQVINEWTNRLMGDKLAGPDKKVLDSYTAPFGGQYELGRSGLLGPVRIMAVEKAESPSGKPQSLTMQTK; encoded by the coding sequence ATGGTTGTTTTTCGTCGCTGGCCCAAGCCGCAAGTCTTGGTTGGCCTAGCTCTTACGGCGCTGCCGTTCATGACCAGGGCGCAGGATGCCAGCGTTGCGCTGGAACAGGGTTTTAAAAATCCGCCCGAAGCAGCCAGGCCCCGCACCTGGTGGCACTGGACCAACAGCAACATCACCAAAGAGGGCATCACCAAGGACTTGGAATGGATGAAGCGCTCAGGCATCGCAGGCTTTCAGCTAGCCGACGTAGGGGCTGGTAGCGGACAAACGGTGAATGAAAAAGTAGTGTTCGGTACGCCCGCCTGGCTCGATGCTGTGAAGCACACCGCCGCTGAAGCCGACAGGCTAGGTTTGGAAATGACCATGTTCACTTCGCCCGGCTGGAGTCTCACCGGCGCCCCGTGGGTGAAGCCCGAACAAGCCATGAAGAAGCTGGTGTGGAGCGAGTTGCAGGTGGAAGGCGGTAAGACGTTCAAAGGAAAGCTACCGCAACCGCCTTCCGTGGAAGGTGCAATCCGCAACCTAGCTCGCAGCAAAAACAGCCCTGCAACCGGCTTCTACGGCGAAACGGCCGTTATTGCCTTCCGAACTCCTACGACCGAAGCGGAAGAAGCGCACCTACAGCCAACAGTGATGACCAACGCCGGCACCATCGACGCCAAAGCGCTGCTGGATGATGACCTAAATACGTCTTTGGTCGTAAAGCCTGCGGAAAAGCGTGGCACAGCTTGGGTGCAATATAGCTTTAAGCAACCCACAAAGGTGCAGGCGTTTACCGTGGCAGGCACCCGCGGTATTCCGTTTGGGCGCTTGCAAGCAAGCTCCGATGGAAAGCAATTTACCACGCTCACGGCGCTGCCGGGCAAGCAAGGCTACCGCGGCGGCACCGTCCGCACCTTTTCTATTCCGACGACCACCGCCCGCTACTACCGCCTGGAGCTGAGTGGCGCGCCTATGAAGCCCGCCGAGGTGATTTCCGAAGCGCCTGCCCAACCCGATAGCAGCTACGCCCTCAACGAGTTTCAACTGCACACCGGAGCTAGGGTAAACCGCTGGGAAGACAAAGCTGGCTTCAACTTTCTGTTTGAGTACGAATCAACGGCCACGCCACCAGTAGCCGCGCCCGCCACCATCAGCCCGACCAACGTGGTGGTGCTGACTTCCAAAATGCAACCCGACGGCACGCTCACCTGGCAGGTGCCGCCCGGCAAGTGGACGATTATGCGCCTAGGCTACTCGCTCACCGGTGCTAGAAACCGCCCAGCCGTGCCCGCGGCCAACGGGCTCGAAGTTGACAAGCTCAGCCGCAAGCACACCGAGGCGTACATGCAAGGCTACACCGAGCCGCTGCGGCAAGCTCTAGGTCCGCTTTACGGGAAGGCCTTGCGCTACATGTTGATGGACAGCTGGGAAGCCGGCATTCAGAACTGGACCGACGAGATGCTGCCCGAGTTTCAGAAGCGCCGCGGCTACGACCTCACGCCGTACTTGCCGGTGCTAGCCGGTAGGGTAGTGGGCAGCGCCGAAATCAGCGACCGGGTGCTGTGGGACTTCCGCCGCACGCTCGTGGATATGTTCGCCGAAAACCACTACGGCACCGTCACCGATTTCCTGCACAAGCAGGGCATCCAGACTTATGGGGAAGCGGGCGGCGTATCCTTGGAGACGATTGAAGACGCCCTCCTTTATAAAAAGTACGTCGATATTCCGATGGGCGAGTTTTGGGTGAAGGACCTGCATCCGTCGAGTATGTACTACGAGGATGTGCGCGGAGCGGCTTCGTCGGGCCACGTGTATGGCAAGAACCTGATTGCGGCTGAGTCATTCACGGGCGGCAACTACGAGTCGCCGTACACGCTGAAGAAGATCAGTGATTACTGGTTTACGCAGGGTATCAATCGCTTGGTGTTCCATACCTCCGCCCACCAGCCCCTCGATACCAAGCCTGGCAATACGATGGTAGGCACCCACCTGAACCGCAACATCACCTGGGCCGAGCAAGCTAAGCCGCTGATGACCTACCTAGCCCGCAACACCTTTATGTTGCAGCAGGGCCAGTACGTGGCCGATGTGGCGTACCTGCTCAACGAAGGTGCTCCGTCGACTATGCCGTTTTGGGGTGCCGGTTTGCAGCCCGCTTTGCCCGAGGGCTACGCCTTCGACTACATCAACGCCGACGCGCTGATTACCCGCATGTCGGTGAACGACAAAGGTCGCCTTGTGCTACCCGACGGCATGAGCTACGGCGTGCTCGTATTGCCCGAAATCGAACAAATGACCTTGCCCGTGCTGCGCAAAGTGCGGGAGCTAGCGCAAGGTGGTGCCACCATCGTAGGTCCCAAGCCCGTGAAAGCGCCCGGCCTGACGGCGTACCCTAGCTCCGATCCTGAGCTGCAGGAAATTGCCAGTGACGTCTGGGGCGACTTGGACGGCCGCAGCCGGACCAAGCGCCACTACGGCAAAGGCCAGATCGTGTGGGGTTTGCCGCTGGCGCAGGTGATGCCCCTGGCCGGTCTCACCCCCGACGTGGAGTGTAGCCGGCCCCTAGGTAGCCAAGTCCCTTGGATTCACCGCCGCGTGGGTGATGCTGATTTGTATTATGTGGTCAACCGGTCTGATAGCACGCAAGACCTGAAAGCGCAGTTTCGCGTGAGTGGCAAAGACGTAGCGCTGTGGCACTCAGCTACCGGCGAAATGGAGCCGGCCGGCTACACCATCAGTGGTGGGCAAACTACTGTACCGCTGCATTTAAAGGAGCGCGAAACGGTGTTCGTGGTGTTCAATCACGCGGCGCCCGCCACCGCTCGGGCTGCGGCGCCGGTGCCGACTGAGTCTACACTGCTCACGGTAGAGGGGCCGTGGCGGGTGACGTTTGCCCCGAAGCTAGGTGCCCCAGCCGAAGCAACCTTCGCGCAGCTAGCTTCTTGGACGGATAATCAGGATGCTGGTATCAAGTATTTCTCCGGTGCGGCCACCTACCACAAAACCATTGAAGCCAGTAAGAAGTGGTTTCACAACGGGCGCCGGATCGTGCTTGACCTAGGTAGCGTCGGCGACATGGCTGAGGTGACGGTGAACGGGCAGAAGCTGGAGCTGCTCTGGCAGGCGCCATTCCAGGCCGACGTAACCAGGCTACTTAAGCCCGGCAAAAACCAGGTAGAAATCCAAGTAATCAACGAGTGGACCAACCGCCTGATGGGCGATAAGCTAGCTGGCCCCGACAAGAAAGTGTTGGATTCGTACACGGCACCCTTCGGCGGACAATACGAGCTAGGTCGGTCTGGGCTGTTAGGTCCGGTGCGGATTATGGCCGTGGAGAAAGCAGAGAGCCCAAGCGGAAAACCTCAATCGTTAACCATGCAAACCAAATGA
- a CDS encoding RagB/SusD family nutrient uptake outer membrane protein: MKTAKFLSALVLAVSLGACKDDYFDRTPLDQPAESTFYTDETSVRQVLNDAYFTLRESYRYKFAFGDLAADDAYNSKFNNSTDHITINESNVVADNGIVSEMWNRSYATISRCNLVLDNIGNIPMNDDTKLRYINEAKFLRALMYFNLVRIYGDVPLVLKDIKTSQEAYEFGRTPVAQVYEQIIADLKDAEQLPLTYTQNADIGRATRGAAKALLAKVYLTLKRYGDASPKLLEVINSGTYRLLPNYADIFDAAQPNNAEVIFAVQYARGFDPVQGNPFVQYAFANEDIGTGALRRGVGTFLITDELYNLFTATDTRKATISRLTGSRRAYNFTTKYFDKGMTTTVDSGNDWIELRYADMLLMYAEVQNELGNTAAAFTYLQQVRTRAGLTTSDNLRGNQSAMRLALEQERRLELYNEGHRWFDLLRTGRLLPVMNAHFASGLSNDEIGSGNSVQAYEQLFPIPRYQVNLNPNKITQNPGY, from the coding sequence ATGAAAACGGCCAAATTTCTTTCTGCCCTCGTCCTTGCCGTGAGCCTAGGTGCCTGTAAGGACGACTACTTCGATCGTACCCCGCTCGACCAGCCCGCCGAGAGCACCTTCTACACCGACGAAACCAGCGTGCGGCAGGTGCTGAACGACGCCTACTTCACTCTGCGCGAATCGTACCGCTACAAGTTTGCCTTCGGTGACCTAGCCGCCGACGACGCGTACAACAGCAAGTTCAACAACTCCACCGACCACATCACCATTAATGAGTCGAACGTGGTGGCCGATAACGGTATCGTGAGCGAGATGTGGAACCGCTCGTACGCCACCATCTCGCGCTGCAACCTGGTGCTCGATAATATCGGCAACATCCCGATGAACGACGACACCAAGCTGCGCTACATCAACGAAGCCAAGTTCTTACGCGCCCTAATGTACTTCAACCTGGTCCGCATCTACGGCGACGTACCATTGGTGTTGAAGGACATCAAAACCAGTCAGGAAGCCTATGAATTTGGCCGTACGCCGGTGGCGCAAGTCTACGAGCAGATCATTGCTGATCTGAAGGACGCCGAGCAGCTGCCCCTGACGTACACCCAAAACGCCGATATCGGTCGGGCCACGCGTGGGGCGGCGAAAGCTTTGCTAGCCAAGGTGTACCTCACATTAAAGCGCTACGGCGATGCTAGCCCCAAGCTGCTGGAAGTCATCAACTCTGGCACCTACCGCCTGCTGCCCAACTACGCTGACATATTCGACGCGGCCCAGCCTAACAACGCCGAGGTCATCTTTGCGGTGCAGTACGCCCGCGGCTTTGATCCGGTGCAGGGCAACCCGTTTGTGCAGTATGCCTTTGCGAATGAGGATATTGGCACGGGCGCGCTGCGGCGTGGCGTGGGCACCTTCCTCATCACCGACGAGCTTTATAACCTCTTCACCGCCACCGACACGCGCAAGGCCACGATTAGTCGCCTGACCGGCTCTCGCCGCGCCTACAACTTCACTACCAAGTACTTCGATAAAGGCATGACTACAACCGTGGACTCCGGCAACGACTGGATTGAGCTGCGCTACGCCGATATGCTGCTGATGTACGCTGAGGTGCAAAACGAGCTAGGCAACACGGCCGCGGCCTTCACCTACCTCCAGCAAGTACGTACCCGCGCCGGCCTCACCACCTCCGATAACTTACGTGGTAACCAAAGCGCCATGCGCCTAGCTCTTGAGCAGGAGCGCCGCCTAGAACTCTACAACGAAGGCCACCGATGGTTCGATTTGCTGCGCACCGGTCGCCTGCTCCCGGTGATGAACGCGCACTTTGCCAGTGGCTTATCCAATGACGAAATCGGCAGCGGCAACTCGGTGCAGGCGTACGAGCAACTGTTTCCGATTCCACGTTACCAGGTGAACCTGAACCCAAATAAAATCACGCAAAATCCTGGTTATTAA